In Chrysiogenia bacterium, a single window of DNA contains:
- a CDS encoding gluconate 2-dehydrogenase subunit 3 family protein, whose product MSDNQTGSSESAAEGAIPRRGFLKIGLAGTALAAVGGVGLALRDSALREMPAGGLKVLTRREYSILAALADAICPSTGPDVPAPSKLDVARRIDEMFSRRDEHTRKEFRTLVGMFDNALFSFLLEGRITPFTKLSPEARARSLSNWEHSGLELKRTIFIALRRLTGMIYYSFPETWKHIGYEGPPTETALAYREINRTVMAAERAARLAKKQAPETAETESRP is encoded by the coding sequence ATGAGTGACAATCAGACCGGTAGTAGCGAGTCCGCCGCCGAAGGGGCGATCCCCCGACGCGGATTCTTGAAGATCGGCCTGGCCGGCACGGCCCTGGCCGCGGTCGGCGGCGTCGGGCTCGCACTTCGCGACAGCGCGCTGCGCGAGATGCCCGCGGGCGGGCTCAAGGTGCTCACCCGCCGCGAATATTCGATTCTCGCCGCGCTCGCCGACGCGATCTGCCCCTCCACAGGGCCCGACGTTCCCGCGCCCAGCAAGCTGGACGTTGCCCGTCGCATCGACGAGATGTTTTCCCGCCGCGACGAGCATACCCGGAAGGAATTTCGCACGCTGGTCGGGATGTTCGACAACGCGCTCTTCAGCTTCCTTCTCGAAGGGCGCATCACGCCGTTTACAAAGCTCTCGCCCGAAGCCCGGGCACGCTCGCTCAGCAACTGGGAACACTCGGGGCTCGAGCTCAAGCGCACCATCTTCATCGCGCTGCGCCGGCTCACCGGGATGATCTATTACTCGTTCCCCGAAACGTGGAAACACATCGGCTATGAAGGCCCGCCCACGGAAACAGCGCTGGCCTACCGCGAGATCAATCGCACAGTGATGGCCGCCGAGCGCGCGGCGCGCCTGGCAAAGAAGCAGGCACCCGAAACCGCCGAAACGGAGAGCCGGCCATGA